In the Chroococcidiopsis sp. SAG 2025 genome, one interval contains:
- a CDS encoding glycosyltransferase family 4 protein, producing MTTQSLALDAASASQAPDILIVSRVFPPDPGGIQDYTYNRCLQDPDRAIVLTAAHPGDKDFDRLQPFPVHRWLVPGFLHTFFDRAGWLGGVLKQLLYAIESFIVALLLYRRYRYRYIEWFHGFDFPVLLLLSYLLPIRFFLYLHGNDLLCPLSNPIFQALFQHTLQRAQGIVCNSRFTQDYLKERCQFNTPTYIINPAIGVEKFGNLDRVPSLRAELRAQHGIPETAVVLLSVGRLVRRKGFDRAIENLPALVAEGIDVYYFICGRGPMESELKSLATRLGVDRRVFFTGYVPDDRLASYYAACDLFVMPTFFDAAAKSIEGFGIVYLEAGYFGKPAIAARLGGVTDAVRHEENGLLVDPNSPSELANALLRLCQDRQLRERLGSRGKELAERKPLHRLVYLQEIRT from the coding sequence ATGACTACACAAAGTCTTGCTCTAGATGCTGCGTCAGCCAGTCAAGCACCAGATATTTTGATTGTCTCTCGCGTTTTTCCCCCCGATCCAGGCGGAATTCAAGATTACACCTACAATCGTTGTTTGCAAGACCCCGATCGCGCGATCGTTTTAACCGCCGCTCACCCAGGAGACAAGGATTTCGATCGCCTGCAACCATTTCCAGTCCATCGTTGGCTAGTCCCTGGATTTCTCCACACTTTTTTCGATCGCGCTGGTTGGTTGGGTGGTGTCCTCAAGCAGCTGCTCTACGCGATCGAATCGTTTATTGTTGCCCTCTTACTCTATCGTCGCTATCGCTATCGATATATCGAGTGGTTTCACGGCTTCGATTTTCCCGTATTGTTACTGCTGAGTTATTTGCTACCAATCCGGTTTTTTCTCTATTTACATGGAAACGATCTGCTCTGTCCTTTAAGCAATCCCATTTTTCAGGCTTTATTTCAGCACACGCTCCAGCGAGCGCAGGGTATTGTTTGCAATAGTCGTTTTACCCAGGACTACTTAAAAGAGCGCTGTCAGTTTAATACGCCTACATATATTATCAATCCCGCGATCGGAGTTGAGAAGTTTGGTAATCTCGACCGCGTTCCCAGCCTTCGCGCCGAGTTGCGCGCTCAGCACGGCATTCCTGAAACAGCAGTAGTCCTTCTTTCCGTGGGGCGGCTGGTTCGTCGTAAGGGATTCGATCGCGCGATCGAGAATTTGCCTGCACTGGTGGCTGAAGGCATCGATGTCTATTATTTCATCTGCGGTCGAGGTCCAATGGAGTCCGAGCTAAAGTCCCTCGCAACTCGATTGGGTGTGGATCGCCGCGTGTTCTTTACGGGATACGTTCCTGACGATCGATTGGCTAGCTACTATGCAGCTTGCGATTTGTTTGTCATGCCGACCTTTTTTGATGCCGCAGCCAAAAGTATCGAAGGCTTTGGGATTGTTTACCTCGAAGCTGGATACTTTGGTAAACCCGCGATCGCGGCACGGCTGGGTGGAGTAACAGATGCAGTTCGCCACGAAGAAAATGGTTTGCTCGTAGACCCCAATTCTCCTTCAGAACTTGCCAATGCTCTACTGCGCTTGTGTCAAGACCGACAGTTACGCGAACGGCTTGGTAGCAGGGGCAAGGAATTAGCAGAACGCAAACCTCTGCACCGATTGGTTTACCTACAGGAGATCCGCACCTGA
- a CDS encoding glycosyltransferase family 4 protein, protein MAKLLVLPGCQNTLGGTTVSLSLMLKGFEQCGISEQLCVLVKSNSLMERYLRQVGQTSYLQIIQEREFMKHALRWVREQPKDYPLLLENCVVRKILPSLILAAPALRLSGRPVYHVFRDQTRSPNPLGNLARKIAFVCLSPRAICNSRFTAAHVQSLVSEIQEILYPPIDPQRFNDSPATGSPPANLQPILNSGARLMLTPSRITAPEQVNDKNLRSLPLVLAQLKTLGHNYHGVVIGEDASPGQSLTRALLDRAESLGVADRFTVLPATFAIEDYYKYADVVVTLAPREPFGRTVVEAIACGVPVVGSNTGGIGEILQNFAPEWAVDPNDPVAAAEAIVRLTADLNTPTTLVQGRRWVETYCSAVGYARAIARITGLFPLDASDRLRSSDENSFLAPTSGI, encoded by the coding sequence GTGGCTAAGCTCTTAGTTCTACCAGGATGTCAAAATACCTTAGGGGGTACGACAGTTTCCCTATCTTTGATGCTCAAGGGATTTGAACAATGTGGCATCTCCGAGCAGTTATGCGTCCTAGTCAAATCTAACTCTTTGATGGAGCGGTATTTGCGGCAAGTCGGTCAAACATCTTATCTGCAAATCATCCAGGAACGGGAGTTTATGAAGCACGCACTCCGTTGGGTGAGGGAGCAACCCAAAGATTATCCCCTGTTACTGGAAAACTGTGTCGTGCGGAAGATTTTGCCGAGTCTGATCCTGGCTGCACCTGCATTGCGTTTGAGCGGTCGTCCGGTTTACCATGTCTTCCGCGACCAAACCCGATCGCCCAATCCGTTGGGTAACTTGGCTAGAAAGATAGCTTTTGTCTGTCTCTCCCCCCGCGCCATCTGCAATTCACGCTTCACGGCCGCGCACGTTCAGAGTTTAGTGTCCGAGATTCAAGAAATCCTGTATCCGCCAATCGATCCACAGCGGTTTAACGACAGCCCCGCGACTGGCTCGCCGCCAGCAAATTTACAGCCCATCCTCAATTCGGGAGCGCGGCTGATGCTGACACCTTCGCGGATTACCGCACCCGAGCAGGTGAACGACAAAAATCTGCGATCGCTGCCGTTGGTCTTGGCTCAGCTCAAAACTCTCGGTCACAACTACCACGGAGTCGTGATTGGTGAGGATGCTTCCCCAGGTCAGTCGCTGACCCGCGCTCTGCTCGATCGCGCCGAAAGCTTGGGAGTGGCAGACCGCTTCACGGTTTTACCAGCCACATTTGCGATCGAGGACTACTACAAGTATGCCGATGTCGTCGTCACGCTTGCGCCGCGAGAGCCTTTTGGTCGCACGGTGGTAGAGGCGATTGCCTGTGGCGTACCAGTCGTCGGTAGCAACACTGGTGGCATTGGTGAAATTTTACAGAACTTCGCGCCCGAATGGGCTGTCGATCCCAACGATCCTGTCGCTGCGGCTGAGGCGATCGTGCGCCTGACTGCCGACCTCAATACTCCAACTACGCTCGTTCAGGGCAGGCGTTGGGTGGAAACTTATTGTAGTGCGGTGGGATACGCCCGCGCGATCGCCAGAATTACGGGATTATTCCCCTTAGATGCAAGCGATCGCTTGCGATCCAGCGATGAAAATTCTTTTTTAGCCCCAACCTCTGGGATATGA
- the pssD gene encoding PssD/Cps14F family polysaccharide biosynthesis glycosyltransferase, producing the protein MKLLLVCNPGGHFSTMMGLKSFWSTYQREWVTYRHYDTQKLSEKEQVYWVAMQEARMLVKAFINFFKALVILRQSKPDLVLSTGASIAVPFIIASKLYGIKTVFIESISRSGNLSLTGRIVYHLVDEFYVQWPECVERYPKAQYKGVVV; encoded by the coding sequence ATGAAATTATTATTGGTCTGCAATCCAGGGGGTCATTTCTCTACCATGATGGGTTTGAAAAGCTTTTGGTCTACCTACCAAAGAGAGTGGGTGACTTATCGGCATTATGACACGCAAAAATTGAGCGAAAAAGAACAGGTTTATTGGGTAGCAATGCAGGAAGCTCGGATGTTAGTTAAGGCATTTATCAACTTCTTTAAAGCCTTAGTTATTCTGCGTCAAAGCAAACCTGATTTAGTCCTCTCTACGGGAGCTAGCATAGCCGTACCATTTATCATAGCTAGCAAATTGTATGGCATTAAAACAGTTTTTATTGAAAGTATCTCGCGCTCGGGTAATTTAAGCCTCACCGGAAGAATTGTTTATCACTTAGTAGATGAATTTTACGTCCAATGGCCCGAGTGTGTAGAACGCTATCCCAAGGCTCAATACAAAGGTGTAGTTGTGTAA
- a CDS encoding glycosyltransferase family 2 protein: MITHLQRHERSSQLETSPLVSVIINNYNYGRFVAKAIDSVLEQTYKNVELIVVDDGSTDNSRQVIESYGDRLIAIFQENSGQGTALNAGITRAKGEIICFLDADDFFHSEKIARVVATFVEHPEWVQLGHCWTSVDAEGIPIGSSTSSILNQGDVRNLLLQWGRYATAITSALAYRRAVLQQVLPIPTQRTEAADTYLTATVPFYGEVGSINEPLMFYRIHGKNRQAHSGNWSRMLHQRELTAAYVDRAAATVGLVERSNLQQDVDYRSFKAIERGKGSWIGALQVAWLSWQESQAIGRSMKDTLVRLVFRSTCTLLPQQGILLLRYGLRGYVRWKFLGQAPKT, translated from the coding sequence ATGATAACTCATCTGCAACGGCACGAGCGTTCTAGCCAGCTGGAAACATCTCCGCTCGTCAGTGTCATCATTAATAACTACAACTACGGACGTTTTGTTGCTAAAGCAATTGACAGCGTTTTAGAGCAAACATACAAAAATGTTGAATTAATCGTCGTTGATGATGGTTCTACGGATAATTCGCGGCAAGTTATTGAGTCCTATGGCGATCGCCTCATAGCGATTTTTCAGGAAAATTCCGGGCAAGGAACGGCATTGAATGCCGGAATTACCCGAGCTAAAGGCGAAATTATTTGTTTTCTAGATGCCGATGACTTCTTTCACTCCGAAAAGATCGCCAGAGTCGTCGCCACGTTTGTAGAGCATCCTGAATGGGTGCAGCTCGGTCACTGCTGGACTTCTGTAGATGCTGAGGGAATCCCGATTGGCAGCAGCACTTCTAGTATTCTCAACCAAGGAGATGTCCGCAATTTGTTATTGCAATGGGGAAGATACGCCACAGCAATTACTTCCGCACTAGCTTACCGTCGTGCAGTTCTCCAGCAAGTCCTACCGATTCCGACACAACGAACTGAAGCAGCGGATACTTATTTGACGGCAACCGTACCCTTTTATGGCGAAGTGGGTAGTATTAACGAACCACTCATGTTCTATCGCATCCACGGTAAAAATCGACAAGCCCACAGCGGTAACTGGTCGCGGATGCTGCATCAGCGCGAGTTAACTGCTGCTTACGTCGATCGCGCAGCTGCTACAGTCGGACTCGTCGAGCGCTCTAATCTCCAGCAGGATGTAGACTATCGCAGTTTCAAAGCTATCGAGCGAGGTAAAGGCAGTTGGATCGGAGCATTGCAAGTTGCGTGGTTGTCCTGGCAAGAAAGTCAGGCAATCGGGCGGAGTATGAAGGATACCCTCGTCAGGTTGGTGTTTCGTAGCACCTGCACTCTCTTGCCGCAGCAGGGTATCTTGCTGCTGCGATATGGGTTGCGCGGTTACGTGCGTTGGAAATTCTTGGGTCAAGCACCAAAAACATAA
- a CDS encoding glycosyltransferase translates to MIVYTLGTIFFPFDRAVDWLQILLEQEIIVEPVLLQYGATSTRLNHPLLTSVPSLSRHEMYAAAQQASLVISHAGQGSTRMLAEMGACFVLLPRLKRYGEHVDDHQLLFARAVEKYGIQHCIELQQLLEYVKERPSPFQGKLFNAPSLVMHLIERYRSLELQK, encoded by the coding sequence ATGATTGTTTACACGCTTGGAACTATCTTTTTCCCTTTCGATCGCGCTGTTGATTGGTTGCAAATACTACTCGAACAAGAAATCATTGTCGAACCAGTATTACTTCAGTATGGTGCGACATCGACTCGGTTGAACCATCCCCTGTTAACTAGCGTGCCTTCACTCAGTCGCCATGAAATGTATGCAGCGGCACAGCAGGCTTCATTAGTGATTTCACATGCAGGGCAAGGTTCTACACGAATGCTAGCAGAAATGGGTGCTTGTTTTGTCCTACTGCCAAGACTGAAACGTTATGGAGAACACGTAGACGACCATCAACTCTTATTCGCTCGTGCTGTAGAGAAATATGGCATACAACACTGTATCGAACTTCAGCAGTTACTTGAATATGTAAAGGAGCGTCCTTCTCCCTTTCAAGGAAAATTATTTAACGCTCCTTCACTAGTGATGCATCTAATTGAACGATATAGAAGTTTGGAACTTCAAAAATAA